The Diadema setosum chromosome 1, eeDiaSeto1, whole genome shotgun sequence genome has a window encoding:
- the LOC140236215 gene encoding sphingolipid delta(4)-desaturase DES1-like → MGASVSRSDFAWIYTDEPHFTRRKEMLKKYPEIKRLMGYDTNIANIMLAMVFVQVITAYLLRNESWMTIAIVGYCFGGVVNHSMTLALHEVGHNLAYGHAKPMWNRIIGFIGNLVIGVPVSISFKRYHQDHHKYQGEDTLDPDIPSEWEGILFRKPFTKAIWMLLQPAFYAFRPFLKRPKVPSKLEVINLVVQLVFNAAIIYFFSLKAYIYLILGSVLTMGLHPLAGHFISEHYLYEEGHETYSYYGPFNYIAFNVGYHMEHHDFPNIPGYKLPLIRKIAPEYYDPLPTHESFAKVVWDFVMSPKIGPYARVKRPNSIDPRSIDPWDMPH, encoded by the exons ATGGGGGCATCTGTATCCCGCTCGGATTTTGCCTGGATTTATACTGACGAACCACACTTTacgagaagaaaagaaatgttga AAAAATATCCAGAGATTAAGCGTCTGATGGGTTATGATACCAACATTGCCAACATCATGTTGGCCATGGTATTTGTTCAAGTCATCACGGCGTACCTGCTTCGCAATGAGTCCTGGATGACCATCGCCATTGTGGGCTACTGTTTTGGGGGAGTGGTCAACCATTCCATGACCCTGGCGCTGCATGAGGTTGGCCACAACTTGGCCTATGGCCATGCAAAACCGATGTGGAACAGAATCATCGGCTTCATTGGTAATCTGGTTATTGGCGTACCAGTCTCGATATCTTTCAAGCGGTATCATCAAGATCATCATAAGTATCAG GGTGAAGACACGTTGGATCCGGACATTCCATCTGAGTGGGAAGGCATCTTGTTCAGAAAACCCTTCACCAAGGCGATATGGATGCTGCTGCAACCCGCCTTCTATGCCTTCAGGCCATTTCTGAAGCGTCCAAAG GTTCCCAGCAAGCTAGAGGTCATCAACCTGGTCGTCCAGCTGGTCTTCAACGCCGCCATCATCTACTTCTTCAGCCTCAAGGCCTACATCTATCTCATCCTGGGCTCGGTGCTGACCATGGGCCTCCACCCGCTGGCTGGTCACTTCATCTCGGAGCACTACCTGTACGAGGAGGGCCACGAGACCTACTCCTACTACGGGCCATTCAATTACATCGCCTTCAATGTCGGCTACCATATGGAGCACCACGACTTCCCCAATATACCGGGCTACAAGCTGCCCCTG ATCAGGAAGATTGCACCTGAGTACTACGACCCTCTTCCGACGCATGAGTCCTTCGCCAAGGTGGTCTGGGACTTTGTCATGAGCCCGAAGATTGGCCCATACGCCCGTGTCAAACGGCCCAACTCCATCGACCCCCGATCGATTGACCCCTGGGATATGCCTCACTGA
- the LOC140230742 gene encoding E3 ubiquitin-protein ligase TRIM56-like codes for MAASSLLEKIGDFLECQICLDSFRRPKVLQCLHTFCQDCLLRMAPTGHDAVICPTCREETPLHGEGVADLKNNFVLTNLLDLVTSIQKPLDDLPCGVPNETTYTCSNCEDNSPASSRCLNCCEFLCVECVTAHRRIKALRHHVMRDIEAWLAAGQCIRSPGDGEENTTLVYYCPEHDDREVGVYCEACEMAICSECGQTDHARPPHRVVTLNEAAERERDQIRLILADCKRKLGVFSTAIECTVQIAKDLQRRSDKAQKDVQRRAREFLTMIQSEQARLITTLHKTKEDKESEMAAHIDGLQRMVDILRNMISMAEGVLAPDSSTATVFSAKTQLTSRRHELENITILNVPADLSSLKFEPNNQTRIQEDFLGKIKS; via the coding sequence ATGGCGGCATCGTCACTTCTAGAAAAGATTGGAGATTTCTTGGAGTGTCAAATATGTCTGGACAGCTTCAGAAGGCCAAAGGTTTTGCAGTGCTTGCACACATTCTGCCAAGACTGTCTTCTCCGTATGGCGCCGACAGGGCATGATGCGGTGATATGCCCGACGTGTCGGGAGGAGACCCCACTACATGGTGAGGGTGTGGCTGACCTGAAGAACAACTTCGTGTTAACTAATCTTCTAGACCTTGTTACATCCATCCAGAAGCCCCTCGACGATTTGCCATGCGGGGTTCCTAACGAGACCACATACACCTGCTCCAACTGCGAGGATAACTCGCCTGCATCCTCCCGATGTTTAAATTGCTGTGAATTCTTGTGCGTGGAATGCGTGACTGCTCACCGCCGCATTAAGGCACTCCGCCACCATGTCATGCGTGATATTGAGGCATGGCTGGCTGCGGGGCAATGCATCCGAAGCCCCGGGGATGGGGAAGAAAACACAACTCTCGTCTATTACTGTCCCGAACATGACGACAGAGAGGTAGGTGTGTATTGTGAAGCCTGCGAGATGGCCATTTGTAGTGAGTGCGGACAGACTGACCACGCTCGTCCACCCCATCGTGTGGTCACCCTCAACGAAGCAGCTGAGCGCGAACGCGATCAAATACGCCTCATCCTCGCCGACTGCAAGCGGAAACTTGGCGTCTTCTCCACAGCAATCGAATGTACGGTCCAGATCGCCAAGGACCTCCAGCGCCGATCGGACAAGGCGCAGAAAGATGTCCAGCGAAGGGCGCGGGAATTTCTGACCATGATACAGTCCGAGCAAGCCCGCCTCATCACCACCTTGCACAAGACTAAGGAAGACAAGGAGAGCGAAATGGCGGCACACATCGATGGACTCCAGCGCATGGTGGATATTCTGCGTAATATGATTTCAATGGCGGAGGGCGTACTAGCACCAGACAGCAGCACTGCAACCGTGTTCTCCGCCAAGACCCAGCTCACATCTCGCCGCCATGAGCTCGAAAATATTACCATTCTCAACGTACCAGCTGATCTCAGTTCTCTCAAATTTGAGCCAAATAATCAGACAAGAATTCAAGAGGATTTCCTCGGCAAAATTAAATCCTGA